The Desulfobacteraceae bacterium genome includes a region encoding these proteins:
- a CDS encoding GDSL-type esterase/lipase family protein, which yields MKTKYLSFSSWALCLFLGVAIVSPVNAAINIMPLGDSITRGSSSGVGDPSYMVSYRKALWDLLAARSYEVDLVGTQNDGWGIPGFDADHEGHGGWRDDQIVNGNLNYPSDGKLADWLPAGQPDIVLLHIGTNGLDPSPDGSDDVEDILDVIDAYDPNVWVILARIINRNIYSEDTTTFNDNVEDMANDRIANGDKIILVDMEDGAGIDYDLVTYTPPGDMWDNLHPVETGYAKMAAIWLLAGLQKILPVANAGPHQQVYEGDAVTLDAAASTDPNGTIVSYFWEQQPGGTAVTLSSATAATPTFTAPDVSVNGEVLTFQLTVTDSDGLESSATTQIFVANDNCPNDPNKTQPGVCGCGIPDTDADRDGMVDCWETKYGLNPGVNDANGDLDGDGFTNLIEFKRQTDPSDPNSQPSKAMPWLLPLLLDD from the coding sequence ATGAAAACGAAATACCTCTCATTCTCCAGTTGGGCACTCTGCCTTTTCCTGGGAGTTGCCATAGTTTCACCGGTTAACGCCGCCATCAACATCATGCCGCTGGGGGATTCCATCACCCGGGGCAGCTCTTCAGGGGTGGGCGATCCGAGCTACATGGTTTCCTATCGCAAGGCTTTGTGGGACCTGCTTGCTGCTCGCAGCTATGAAGTGGATCTCGTTGGAACTCAGAATGATGGCTGGGGGATACCTGGTTTTGATGCGGATCACGAAGGCCATGGCGGCTGGCGCGACGATCAAATCGTAAACGGTAATCTTAACTACCCCAGTGATGGCAAACTGGCGGATTGGCTCCCGGCGGGGCAACCCGATATCGTGCTGCTCCACATCGGCACCAACGGGCTCGACCCGAGTCCCGACGGTTCCGACGACGTAGAAGACATCCTGGACGTAATTGACGCCTACGACCCCAACGTTTGGGTGATCCTGGCGCGCATCATCAACCGCAACATTTATAGCGAGGATACCACCACCTTCAATGACAACGTCGAGGATATGGCTAACGACCGGATCGCCAATGGCGATAAAATAATCCTCGTTGACATGGAGGATGGGGCCGGCATCGATTACGACCTGGTCACTTACACCCCTCCCGGGGATATGTGGGACAATCTCCATCCCGTTGAGACGGGCTACGCAAAAATGGCGGCCATCTGGTTATTAGCCGGCCTGCAAAAGATCCTGCCGGTGGCCAATGCCGGCCCCCATCAACAAGTATACGAAGGCGATGCCGTCACGTTGGATGCCGCCGCATCAACGGACCCGAATGGCACGATTGTTTCTTATTTTTGGGAACAACAACCGGGTGGAACGGCGGTGACCCTGTCCAGCGCAACGGCGGCAACGCCCACGTTCACAGCCCCGGACGTTAGTGTCAACGGGGAAGTGCTGACATTCCAATTGACGGTCACCGATTCCGACGGCCTTGAATCCTCAGCTACGACCCAAATATTCGTGGCCAACGACAACTGCCCCAACGACCCCAACAAAACCCAACCCGGGGTGTGCGGCTGCGGTATACCGGATACCGACGCAGACAGGGACGGCATGGTCGATTGCTGGGAAACGAAGTACGGCCTCAATCCAGGGGTCAACGACGCCAATGGGGATCTCGACGGTGACGGGTTTACAAACCTGATAGAGTTTAAAAGACAAACCGACCCAAGCGATCCCAATTCACAGCCCTCCAAGGCCATGCCTTGGCTGCTGCCGCTGCTGCTGGATGATTGA
- a CDS encoding DUF169 domain-containing protein: MQSQIAQALRLRHQPVALMWADEIPDGARRFKEGKWGCIMWLVAHAARGQSAACDRRTFGCFGGGVGMGFGNQYRNFPGGQACFCHFLSSGNAAWETGRQVAEKIKPHMRPEAHEEFVKGEGYLKSPALVQKFIDCLPITDIPAAAVVFKALREVDPATEPPKVITFFADPDQISALVVLANYGRGHNENVIIPFAAGCQTIGIYPLREAQSETPRAVVGLTDLSARVAVRRQLGDNLQTFSLPFAMFQEMEGHVAGSFLERHTWKALLKARGEQ, from the coding sequence ATGCAAAGTCAGATCGCACAGGCCCTCCGTTTGCGCCACCAGCCGGTGGCGCTGATGTGGGCCGATGAGATACCCGATGGCGCCCGCCGGTTCAAGGAGGGCAAGTGGGGCTGCATCATGTGGCTGGTGGCGCATGCCGCCCGGGGCCAATCCGCCGCCTGCGACCGCAGGACGTTTGGGTGCTTCGGCGGGGGGGTCGGCATGGGCTTCGGCAACCAGTACCGGAACTTCCCCGGCGGTCAGGCCTGCTTCTGCCACTTCCTCTCATCGGGCAACGCGGCCTGGGAAACCGGCCGCCAGGTGGCCGAAAAGATAAAGCCCCACATGCGCCCCGAAGCCCATGAGGAATTTGTCAAGGGCGAAGGCTACCTCAAGTCCCCGGCGCTGGTGCAGAAATTCATCGACTGCCTGCCCATCACCGACATCCCGGCCGCCGCCGTGGTCTTCAAAGCCCTTCGGGAGGTGGACCCGGCAACCGAACCCCCGAAGGTCATCACCTTCTTCGCCGACCCCGACCAGATCTCGGCCCTGGTGGTCCTGGCCAACTACGGCCGCGGCCACAACGAAAACGTCATCATCCCGTTTGCCGCCGGTTGCCAGACCATCGGGATCTACCCCTTGCGCGAGGCGCAGTCCGAAACCCCGCGGGCCGTGGTGGGGCTTACCGACCTCTCCGCGCGGGTGGCCGTGCGCCGCCAGCTGGGCGACAACCTCCAGACCTTCAGCCTGCCGTTTGCGATGTTCCAGGAAATGGAGGGCCATGTGGCCGGATCTTTTCTCGAACGCCATACCTGGAAAGCCCTGCTGAAAGCCCGGGGGGAGCAATGA
- a CDS encoding GNAT family N-acetyltransferase, protein MTPENPLAWRRHLSTPETVLAKITPGMRIFIGTGVGEPRTLLQHLRESTAHNLKDLELFQLVSLGAAIALKARDCEKYRLKTFFTGWEASAAITEGLADFIPSRYYQIPGIIRSGQIPIDAAFVQITPPNEAGFCSLGVCIDVAKLAIEQASLVVGEINPWVPRTFGDTFVHISAFDLLVEAGQPPIYFDRWKPDAVYEKVAANVAATIEDGSCIGFSIGPLYEALARHLAQKRDLGIHTPFFFDNLMDLVQCGAVTNRYQRTYPGKSLTSYAIGTSALMAWLDNNPLVEFQSIERVFNPLYISQNPRYVAVLPARKVDLSGRIALHTGQGNVGSGPGEVVDFFNGALLSEGGRTIFALPSRNRGGEPNILASVREFPNQFSLWEAVSMIVTEYGIVSLNGRSVRERAQALIDIAHPDDRAALVAEAKKRRVIYPDQIYLAQSAHLYPAEITAQHTFAGGVAVRFRAIKPSDEEEMRRLFYRFSEKTVYARYFTPLKIMPHARMQEYVNVDYHRVLSIVGVVGAPGHDRVIAEARFAREEPNDPYAEVAFVVDEDYQNIGVATFMCRMLSRLGRERQLKGFTADVLSQNKSMLRVFEKIADCALQARLVHGVYQVTLEFTAPAAAAGDSQAPGR, encoded by the coding sequence ATGACGCCTGAAAACCCCCTGGCGTGGCGGCGGCACTTGAGTACACCCGAAACGGTGCTGGCCAAAATCACCCCCGGCATGCGGATCTTCATCGGCACCGGGGTGGGCGAGCCGCGCACCCTGCTCCAGCACCTGAGGGAGTCCACGGCCCACAACCTCAAAGACCTGGAGCTGTTTCAGCTGGTCAGCCTGGGGGCCGCCATCGCCCTCAAAGCCCGGGATTGCGAAAAATATCGCCTGAAAACCTTTTTTACCGGCTGGGAGGCCAGCGCCGCCATTACCGAAGGGCTGGCCGATTTCATTCCCAGCCGCTACTACCAGATTCCCGGCATCATCCGCTCCGGCCAGATCCCCATCGATGCCGCCTTTGTCCAGATCACCCCACCCAACGAGGCCGGTTTTTGCAGCCTGGGGGTCTGCATCGATGTCGCCAAACTGGCCATCGAGCAGGCCTCGCTGGTGGTGGGCGAGATCAACCCGTGGGTGCCCCGGACCTTCGGTGACACCTTTGTCCACATCTCGGCCTTCGACCTGCTGGTGGAGGCCGGCCAGCCGCCGATCTATTTCGACCGCTGGAAACCGGACGCCGTTTACGAAAAGGTGGCCGCCAACGTGGCCGCGACCATCGAGGACGGCAGCTGCATCGGGTTTTCCATCGGCCCGCTTTACGAGGCGCTGGCCCGCCACCTGGCCCAAAAGCGCGATCTGGGCATCCACACCCCGTTTTTCTTCGACAACCTCATGGACCTGGTTCAATGCGGCGCGGTGACCAATCGCTACCAGCGGACCTATCCGGGAAAGTCCCTGACCTCCTACGCCATCGGCACCAGCGCGCTGATGGCCTGGCTGGACAACAATCCGCTGGTGGAATTCCAGTCCATCGAGCGCGTTTTCAATCCGCTGTATATCAGCCAAAACCCACGCTACGTGGCGGTCCTGCCGGCCCGCAAGGTGGACCTCTCCGGGCGCATCGCGCTGCACACCGGCCAGGGCAACGTGGGCTCCGGCCCGGGCGAGGTGGTGGACTTCTTCAACGGCGCGCTGCTCTCGGAAGGCGGGCGGACCATCTTCGCCCTGCCCAGCCGCAACCGCGGGGGCGAGCCCAACATCCTCGCCTCGGTGCGCGAGTTCCCCAACCAGTTCAGCCTGTGGGAGGCGGTCAGCATGATCGTGACCGAATACGGCATCGTCAGCCTCAACGGTCGCAGCGTGCGGGAACGCGCCCAGGCGCTGATCGACATCGCCCATCCCGATGACCGCGCGGCCCTGGTGGCGGAGGCCAAAAAACGGCGGGTGATCTACCCGGACCAGATCTACCTGGCGCAGAGTGCGCATCTCTACCCGGCCGAAATCACCGCGCAGCACACCTTCGCGGGCGGAGTGGCGGTGCGCTTCAGGGCCATCAAGCCCTCGGACGAGGAGGAGATGCGGCGCCTCTTCTACCGCTTCTCGGAAAAAACGGTGTACGCCCGCTACTTCACGCCGCTCAAGATCATGCCCCACGCCCGCATGCAGGAGTACGTCAACGTCGACTACCACCGGGTGCTGTCCATCGTCGGGGTGGTGGGCGCGCCCGGGCACGACCGGGTGATCGCCGAAGCCCGGTTTGCCCGGGAGGAGCCCAACGACCCGTATGCCGAAGTGGCCTTCGTGGTGGACGAGGACTATCAGAACATCGGGGTCGCCACCTTCATGTGCCGGATGCTGAGCCGCCTGGGGCGGGAGCGCCAACTCAAAGGCTTCACCGCGGACGTCCTCTCCCAGAACAAGAGCATGCTGCGGGTTTTCGAAAAGATCGCGGACTGCGCCCTGCAGGCCCGGCTGGTGCACGGGGTCTATCAGGTCACGCTGGAGTTCACAGCACCGGCAGCAGCCGCCGGCGATTCCCAGGCCCCCGGGCGCTGA